One window of bacterium genomic DNA carries:
- the metK gene encoding methionine adenosyltransferase, whose protein sequence is MIMNGRCLFTSESVTEGHPDKIADQISDAILDSVLEQDPKGRVACETLVTTGCAVIAGEITTDCYVDFTKVVRDTIREVGYTRAKFGFDCDTCAVISTVQEQSPDIAMGVDTGGAGDQGMMFGFACRETAEFMPLPIMMAHKLVRKVSELRRSNVLEWARPDGKSQVTVEYENGKPIRIDTVVLSIQHSPSVDQVKIAADLKDHVIPHVIPAELLDSQTKYYVNPTGRFEIGGPHGDTGLTGRKIIVDSYGGMAPHGGGAFSGKDPTKVDRSATYMARYIAKNLVASGLCDRAQIQLAYAIGVAEPVSVLVDTFGTARVDDSKLPNLVREFFNLTPKGIIETLNLRRPIYKKTAAYGHFGRTEDSFTWEKTDKADDLAKALEHQAVAK, encoded by the coding sequence ATGATAATGAATGGAAGATGTTTGTTCACGTCTGAATCGGTAACGGAAGGTCATCCCGACAAAATTGCCGATCAGATTTCGGATGCGATTCTAGATAGCGTTCTGGAGCAGGATCCAAAAGGACGCGTTGCCTGTGAAACTCTGGTGACGACCGGTTGCGCGGTAATTGCCGGTGAAATTACCACGGATTGCTATGTGGATTTTACTAAAGTTGTCCGCGATACGATTCGTGAAGTCGGATATACGCGCGCAAAGTTCGGATTTGATTGCGACACCTGCGCTGTAATTTCCACAGTTCAGGAACAATCACCAGACATCGCGATGGGTGTAGATACCGGTGGTGCCGGAGATCAGGGAATGATGTTTGGTTTTGCTTGCCGCGAAACCGCTGAATTCATGCCGCTGCCGATTATGATGGCGCATAAACTTGTGCGGAAAGTATCTGAATTGAGACGCTCTAATGTTCTGGAATGGGCGCGTCCGGACGGAAAATCGCAGGTTACCGTGGAATATGAAAACGGTAAGCCGATTCGAATCGATACAGTTGTCCTTTCGATTCAACACAGTCCGAGCGTGGATCAGGTGAAAATTGCCGCAGATCTGAAGGATCATGTAATTCCTCATGTAATTCCAGCGGAATTGCTGGATTCACAAACGAAATACTACGTCAACCCCACAGGGCGTTTTGAAATCGGTGGCCCGCATGGAGACACAGGTTTAACCGGACGCAAAATCATTGTGGACAGCTACGGTGGCATGGCGCCGCACGGTGGTGGCGCATTTTCCGGTAAAGATCCGACAAAAGTGGACCGATCGGCAACATACATGGCTCGCTACATTGCGAAAAATCTCGTGGCGTCCGGACTTTGCGATCGCGCTCAAATCCAGCTCGCCTACGCGATTGGCGTAGCGGAACCGGTGAGCGTGCTGGTCGATACTTTTGGAACAGCGCGCGTGGATGATAGCAAATTGCCGAATCTTGTTCGCGAATTCTTTAATCTGACTCCTAAGGGAATCATTGAAACTCTGAATTTGAGACGTCCGATCTATAAGAAAACTGCTGCGTATGGTCATTTCGGCCGCACAGAAGATAGTTTTACCTGGGAAAAAACGGACAAGGCTGATGATTTAGCAAAGGCCCTGGAGCATCAAGCGGTCGCGAAATAA